The Bernardetia litoralis DSM 6794 genome includes a window with the following:
- the atpB gene encoding F0F1 ATP synthase subunit A, translating to MFLSILFATTTFFTVFAQEDAAVNHNETDGHLDIEHANEDDFDVAEMINHHILDSHEWHLFTTVDENNEEHHYSIPLPLILYTNGKFDVFLSSEFHHAPLKTVKIPNQKVTEGHDNVRRVVTKGEYNYILDHEHVKVVDNEGNLLEDIHPMDFSITKNAASMMIASLLLLLVGFNIAGAYKKREGQAPKGMQSFFEPIIVFLRDDLAIPNIGEHKYKKYFPYLLTLFFFIWFNNLLGLIPTGANTSGNISFTFTLAALTLIITTISANKHYWKHIFAMPGVPLPLLLIMIPVEVIGIFTKPIALMIRLFANITAGHTIILALIGIIFIFKNYILGIPIVPFVFLMMCLELFVAILQAYIFTLLTALFIGQATADDHH from the coding sequence ATGTTTTTGAGTATTCTATTTGCTACGACAACTTTTTTTACAGTTTTTGCTCAAGAAGATGCTGCTGTTAATCACAACGAGACAGATGGTCATTTGGACATAGAACATGCCAATGAAGATGATTTTGATGTTGCTGAAATGATTAATCATCACATTTTAGATTCTCATGAATGGCATCTTTTTACTACTGTTGATGAAAATAATGAAGAGCATCATTATTCAATTCCATTGCCTTTAATTCTTTATACAAATGGAAAATTTGATGTGTTTCTTTCTAGTGAATTTCATCATGCTCCATTAAAAACTGTTAAGATTCCTAACCAAAAAGTAACTGAAGGTCATGACAATGTACGCAGAGTGGTTACAAAAGGAGAATATAATTATATTTTAGACCACGAACACGTAAAAGTAGTGGATAATGAAGGCAACTTGCTTGAAGATATTCATCCAATGGATTTTTCAATTACAAAAAATGCTGCTTCAATGATGATTGCTTCACTTTTGCTTCTACTTGTAGGTTTTAATATTGCAGGTGCATACAAAAAACGTGAAGGGCAAGCACCAAAAGGAATGCAGTCGTTCTTTGAACCTATTATTGTTTTCCTTCGTGATGACTTGGCTATTCCAAACATTGGCGAACACAAATACAAAAAATATTTTCCTTACTTATTGACATTATTCTTTTTCATTTGGTTTAATAACCTTTTAGGATTAATTCCAACAGGAGCAAATACATCAGGAAATATCTCATTTACATTTACATTGGCTGCTCTTACATTGATTATCACAACAATATCAGCAAACAAACATTATTGGAAACACATTTTTGCAATGCCTGGTGTGCCTCTTCCACTTCTTTTGATTATGATTCCTGTTGAGGTTATTGGTATTTTCACAAAGCCAATCGCTCTTATGATTCGTCTTTTTGCTAATATTACAGCAGGACACACAATTATTTTAGCTCTTATCGGAATTATATTTATATTTAAAAATTATATTTTGGGTATTCCAATTGTTCCTTTTGTATTTTTGATGATGTGTTTAGAGTTATTTGTTGCTATTTTACAGGCTTATATCTTTACACTTCTTACAGCTCTTTTTATTGGTCAAGCTACTGCAGACGACCATCATTAA
- the prfA gene encoding peptide chain release factor 1, whose translation MVDKLEEIRKRFHAVREEMMNPDLMKDMDNYAKLSKEYKDLEKIDFKYEEYEKILSNIEGAKTVLKEEKDEDFREMAKLELEELEPKKEKIENEIKTLLIPKDPDDDKNAILEIRAGAGGDEAGIFAGDLYRMYQRFAELQKWTWDIISFSEATAGGYKEIIVSVTGNEAFGKLKYESGVHRVQRVPDTESQGRVHTSAATIAVLPETDAVEINLDMGDIKKDTFRASGAGGQHVNKTESAIRLTHLPSGLVVECQDGRSQLQNYEQALKVLKARLYDQELQKKNDETSEVRRSMVGRGDRSDKIRTYNYSQGRVTDHRINFSVFNLPNVMDGDIGSFIEELKLAENAERLAAAANGE comes from the coding sequence ATGGTAGATAAATTAGAAGAAATCAGAAAACGTTTTCATGCTGTTCGTGAGGAAATGATGAATCCTGACTTAATGAAAGACATGGATAATTATGCAAAACTGAGTAAAGAATATAAAGACTTAGAAAAAATTGATTTTAAATATGAAGAATATGAAAAAATACTAAGCAATATTGAAGGTGCAAAGACGGTTTTAAAGGAAGAAAAAGATGAGGATTTTAGAGAAATGGCAAAATTAGAACTTGAAGAGTTAGAGCCTAAAAAAGAAAAAATAGAAAACGAAATCAAAACATTACTTATTCCTAAAGACCCAGATGACGATAAAAATGCCATTCTTGAAATCCGTGCAGGTGCAGGAGGTGATGAAGCTGGTATTTTTGCAGGTGATTTGTATAGAATGTATCAACGTTTTGCAGAACTTCAAAAATGGACATGGGATATTATCTCATTTAGTGAAGCGACAGCAGGAGGATATAAAGAAATTATTGTTTCTGTCACAGGAAATGAAGCATTTGGTAAATTAAAATATGAATCTGGTGTGCATCGTGTTCAACGTGTTCCAGATACAGAAAGTCAAGGGCGTGTTCATACTTCGGCTGCTACAATTGCTGTTTTGCCTGAAACAGATGCCGTAGAAATTAACCTTGATATGGGAGACATCAAAAAAGATACATTTAGAGCTTCAGGAGCAGGTGGGCAGCACGTAAATAAGACAGAATCAGCTATTCGATTGACTCACCTTCCTTCAGGATTAGTAGTAGAATGTCAAGATGGACGTTCACAGCTTCAAAACTATGAACAGGCTTTGAAAGTTTTGAAAGCTCGTTTGTATGACCAAGAATTACAGAAAAAGAATGATGAAACTTCAGAAGTTCGTCGCTCAATGGTAGGACGTGGCGACCGTTCAGATAAAATCAGAACTTACAATTATTCACAAGGACGTGTAACTGACCACAGAATTAATTTTAGTGTCTTTAATTTACCTAACGTAATGGATGGAGATATTGGTTCGTTTATAGAAGAATTGAAACTTGCTGAAAATGCAGAGCGTTTGGCTGCTGCTGCTAATGGAGAATAA
- the trpB gene encoding tryptophan synthase subunit beta codes for MINQTENINTQKTILRSKISDERGYYGQFGGAYIPEMLYPNIEEITKAYYSLQNDEEFKKEFRNLLRDYVGRPTPLYLAKRLSEKYGTKVYLKREDLNHTGAHKVNNTVGQVLLAKKLGKNKIVAETGAGQHGVATATVCALMGMECIVFMGEIDIERQQPNVQRMKMLGAEVRPALSGSKTLKDATNEAMRYWINNPVDTHYIIGSVVGPHPYPEMVAWFQSVISEEMRNQLTEKEGTPNPDYVIACVGGGSNAAGAFYHYIDEKDVQLIGAEAAGLGISSGETAATIACGTLGVLHGSKTLLMQTKDGQVVEPYSISAGLDYPGIGALHAYLADSKRAKFYAITDDEAMQAGEELALLEGIIPAIESAHALAVLNNLKEDDKDFSKKVVIINLSGRGDKDLSAYSKYLGM; via the coding sequence ATGATAAATCAAACTGAAAATATAAATACACAAAAAACAATTTTACGTTCTAAAATATCTGATGAGCGAGGTTATTATGGGCAATTTGGAGGTGCATATATTCCAGAAATGCTATATCCAAACATTGAAGAAATTACAAAAGCCTATTATTCTTTACAAAATGATGAAGAATTTAAAAAAGAGTTTCGCAATTTATTGAGAGATTATGTTGGAAGACCTACACCTCTTTATCTAGCAAAAAGATTATCTGAAAAATATGGCACAAAAGTCTATTTAAAACGTGAAGACCTCAATCACACAGGCGCACACAAAGTAAATAATACAGTCGGACAAGTTCTTTTAGCTAAAAAATTAGGTAAAAATAAAATTGTAGCTGAAACAGGTGCAGGACAACACGGAGTAGCAACAGCAACAGTTTGTGCTTTGATGGGAATGGAATGCATTGTTTTTATGGGAGAAATAGATATTGAGCGTCAGCAACCAAATGTACAAAGAATGAAAATGCTCGGTGCAGAAGTTCGTCCAGCTCTTTCTGGAAGTAAAACATTAAAAGATGCAACGAATGAAGCGATGCGTTATTGGATAAATAATCCAGTTGATACACATTATATTATTGGTTCTGTGGTTGGTCCTCATCCTTATCCTGAAATGGTGGCTTGGTTTCAATCTGTGATTAGCGAGGAAATGAGAAACCAACTTACAGAAAAAGAAGGAACTCCAAATCCAGATTATGTGATTGCTTGTGTGGGTGGTGGAAGTAATGCAGCAGGAGCTTTTTATCATTATATCGATGAAAAAGATGTTCAACTTATTGGTGCAGAAGCTGCTGGGTTAGGAATTTCTAGTGGAGAAACAGCAGCAACAATAGCTTGTGGAACTTTGGGAGTTCTTCACGGAAGCAAAACGCTTTTGATGCAAACAAAAGACGGACAAGTAGTTGAGCCGTATTCTATTTCAGCAGGCTTGGATTATCCTGGTATTGGAGCTTTGCACGCATATTTGGCAGATAGCAAACGAGCAAAGTTTTATGCCATTACAGATGATGAAGCAATGCAAGCAGGAGAAGAACTTGCGCTTTTAGAAGGAATTATTCCAGCCATAGAATCGGCTCACGCCTTAGCTGTTTTGAATAACTTGAAAGAAGATGACAAAGATTTTAGTAAAAAAGTAGTCATTATTAATCTTTCGGGAAGAGGAGATAAAGATTTGAGTGCTTATTCAAAGTATTTGGGTATGTAA
- a CDS encoding IS701 family transposase, translating to MNNSLGDLYSSYLISSSGQVTCTGLSDLLDNSIVHDKFTQFLNTSELEGNYLWNRVKKKVRFLDNLEGSMDRLLIIDDHIEEKPYMQENGLISWHWSHVKKRSVKGINQLSVLYSVSDYNIPVGFNFVHKTVEYEDKGQIKYKSPETKNEKYRKLIAQAITNKVGFEYVLSDSWFSSVKNMQFIKKESQKEFIMPIKKNRRIALSKQETEKGNYQALSELTIADKSTVTVYLKGVDFPLTLVKQVFKNKDESEGILYLVSSKEELDFEQITTLYKKRWKVEEHHKSIKSNLNYSKSPAYKPKTQQNHCVMCLVAFFEWECICKKLKTNHFELKYKIYINALKMAFQQVEQMKQKLKVA from the coding sequence ATGAACAACTCTTTAGGCGATTTATATAGTAGTTATTTAATTTCAAGTAGTGGTCAAGTTACTTGTACAGGTTTATCTGATCTATTAGATAACTCAATTGTTCATGATAAATTCACTCAATTTTTAAATACTTCAGAATTAGAGGGCAATTATTTATGGAATCGTGTAAAGAAAAAAGTTCGTTTTTTAGATAATTTAGAAGGCAGTATGGACAGACTTTTAATCATTGATGATCATATAGAAGAGAAGCCCTACATGCAAGAAAATGGACTCATCAGTTGGCATTGGAGTCACGTAAAAAAGCGTAGTGTAAAAGGTATTAATCAGTTGAGTGTTCTTTATTCAGTTTCAGATTATAACATTCCAGTTGGTTTTAATTTTGTTCATAAAACAGTTGAATATGAAGACAAAGGCCAGATAAAATATAAAAGTCCAGAAACTAAAAATGAGAAATATCGCAAATTAATAGCTCAAGCTATCACTAATAAAGTTGGTTTTGAGTACGTGTTAAGCGATTCTTGGTTCTCTTCGGTTAAAAATATGCAGTTCATAAAGAAAGAGTCCCAAAAAGAGTTTATCATGCCTATAAAGAAAAATCGGCGCATAGCCTTGTCAAAACAGGAAACTGAAAAAGGAAATTATCAAGCTCTATCTGAACTGACTATTGCAGATAAATCTACTGTAACGGTTTACTTAAAAGGAGTGGATTTTCCTCTCACTTTAGTAAAACAAGTCTTTAAAAACAAAGATGAAAGTGAAGGTATTTTATATTTAGTGTCTAGTAAAGAAGAGCTTGATTTTGAACAAATTACTACACTCTACAAAAAACGGTGGAAAGTAGAAGAGCATCATAAGTCCATAAAATCAAATCTAAATTACAGTAAATCTCCTGCTTATAAACCTAAAACTCAACAGAATCATTGTGTCATGTGTTTAGTCGCTTTTTTTGAATGGGAATGTATTTGCAAAAAATTAAAGACAAATCATTTTGAGCTTAAATATAAAATATACATAAATGCATTAAAAATGGCATTTCAACAAGTAGAACAAATGAAACAAAAATTGAAAGTTGCGTAA
- a CDS encoding peptidylprolyl isomerase, whose protein sequence is MNKFFSILSVFALLFFIACSPKTVPSQTNFTQSPTLLKIDDQIVSADEFEYLYQKNNSTQEDSLWNREKIQEYLDLYINFKLKVEEAKDSGMDTSQAFKKEFEVYKNQLAEPYLTPKNVSKKLVKEAYSRLNESVRASHILIMVEQYANPEDTLIAYKKIQDVRKKAVAGENFAELAKTYSDDPSGKINGGDLYYFSSLQMVYPFETAAYNTEKGKISKIVRTRFGYHILKVTDKKPSLGKVQVAHIMIRSSDGMIAEDTLKAYRKIQEIYTQLGKEKDKAKQKTLFENLAKQFSEDYRSRERGGQLTNNGNPEFTSGTLVPPFEEKLSTIKKGEITVPFKTAFGWHIVRLIEKDAIEPFEDLQPILQQKIAKDSRAEIQQAVLVDKLKTENGFSQNKKTDEFLTQMAADSAIQKANMWTVKRFESQNPKLVKDKNLFTVGTKIYTLDNFAAYLEENNKLPAPEKALPFLRKEYQSFVAQEIIDNEKSLLSKKYPEYRFLLQEYYDGILLFKIMEQKVWAKALADQEGLMSFYESNKENYQWQDRAKVTIYNAADKKTLSMLKDSLKLGYYATDNFQPLKLEFDRKNVKLTDAQTKKLAPFALAAKTNPSYVFTIEAAKGIGETNDMMNNRVDAIRAYFKKEGIENVRFVAQKIGNAKVAKAIIQIKIFTTDYKMLEKRFNKENALRLEITEGLFEKQAQSVLSKIDFKKGDYTVEENGRMYYVIVEEIEPTRVKKLEETRGVVISDYQQFLEKEWIAELRKKYEFSTDEKVMQAVLLKNKK, encoded by the coding sequence ATGAATAAGTTTTTTTCTATACTTTCTGTTTTTGCCTTGCTATTTTTTATTGCTTGTTCGCCAAAAACAGTTCCTTCGCAAACCAATTTTACACAATCGCCAACGCTTCTGAAAATAGATGACCAAATCGTTTCGGCTGATGAATTTGAATATCTCTACCAAAAAAATAATTCTACACAAGAAGATAGTCTTTGGAATAGAGAAAAAATTCAAGAATACTTAGATTTATATATTAATTTCAAACTCAAAGTAGAAGAAGCTAAAGATTCTGGAATGGATACTTCACAGGCTTTCAAAAAAGAATTTGAAGTTTATAAAAACCAACTCGCAGAGCCATATCTGACACCAAAAAATGTAAGTAAAAAATTGGTAAAAGAAGCCTATTCTCGTTTGAATGAATCAGTTCGTGCTTCTCATATTTTGATAATGGTAGAGCAATATGCTAATCCAGAAGATACATTAATTGCTTACAAAAAGATTCAAGATGTTAGAAAAAAAGCTGTGGCAGGAGAAAATTTTGCCGAACTAGCTAAGACTTATTCAGATGATCCTTCAGGTAAAATAAATGGTGGAGATTTGTATTATTTTTCTTCGCTTCAAATGGTTTATCCTTTCGAAACTGCTGCTTACAATACAGAAAAAGGAAAAATTTCAAAAATTGTGCGTACTCGTTTTGGGTATCATATCTTGAAAGTAACAGACAAAAAACCTTCTTTGGGAAAAGTTCAAGTAGCTCATATTATGATTCGTTCGTCGGATGGAATGATTGCAGAAGATACATTGAAAGCCTATCGCAAAATTCAAGAAATTTATACACAATTAGGAAAAGAAAAAGATAAAGCAAAACAAAAAACATTATTTGAAAACTTAGCAAAACAGTTTTCAGAAGATTATCGTTCAAGAGAGCGTGGAGGACAGCTTACTAATAATGGAAATCCAGAATTTACATCAGGAACGCTTGTTCCACCTTTTGAGGAAAAATTATCTACTATCAAAAAAGGAGAAATCACAGTACCTTTCAAAACTGCTTTTGGGTGGCATATTGTGCGTTTGATTGAAAAAGATGCTATAGAACCTTTTGAAGATTTACAACCAATTCTTCAACAAAAAATAGCAAAAGATTCTCGTGCCGAAATTCAGCAAGCTGTTTTGGTAGATAAATTAAAAACTGAAAATGGTTTTTCTCAAAATAAAAAAACAGATGAGTTTTTGACACAAATGGCTGCTGATTCTGCTATTCAAAAAGCAAATATGTGGACAGTAAAACGTTTTGAATCTCAAAATCCAAAGTTAGTTAAAGACAAAAATTTATTTACTGTTGGAACAAAAATTTATACATTAGATAATTTTGCTGCTTATTTGGAGGAAAACAACAAACTTCCTGCACCTGAAAAAGCATTGCCATTTTTGAGAAAAGAATATCAAAGTTTTGTAGCCCAAGAAATTATTGATAATGAAAAAAGTTTATTATCAAAAAAATATCCTGAATATCGTTTCTTATTACAAGAGTATTATGATGGAATTTTGCTTTTCAAGATAATGGAACAAAAAGTTTGGGCAAAGGCTCTAGCCGACCAAGAAGGTTTGATGAGTTTTTATGAATCAAATAAAGAAAATTACCAATGGCAAGACCGTGCTAAAGTAACAATTTATAATGCAGCCGACAAAAAAACGCTTTCTATGTTGAAAGATAGTTTGAAATTAGGTTATTATGCAACAGATAATTTCCAGCCTTTAAAGCTAGAATTTGATAGAAAAAACGTGAAACTTACTGATGCACAAACTAAAAAATTAGCACCTTTTGCATTGGCTGCCAAAACAAATCCTTCGTATGTATTTACCATAGAAGCTGCAAAAGGAATTGGTGAAACAAATGATATGATGAATAATAGAGTAGATGCTATACGTGCATATTTCAAAAAAGAAGGAATTGAAAATGTTCGTTTTGTGGCTCAAAAAATAGGAAATGCAAAAGTAGCAAAGGCTATTATTCAAATCAAAATCTTTACAACAGATTATAAAATGTTGGAAAAACGCTTTAATAAAGAAAATGCCCTTCGTTTAGAAATTACAGAAGGACTTTTTGAAAAACAAGCTCAATCAGTTCTTTCAAAAATTGATTTCAAAAAAGGAGATTATACAGTTGAAGAAAATGGTAGAATGTATTATGTAATCGTTGAAGAAATTGAGCCAACAAGAGTAAAAAAACTAGAAGAAACTCGTGGCGTTGTTATTTCGGATTATCAACAATTCTTAGAAAAAGAATGGATTGCAGAACTACGTAAAAAGTATGAGTTTAGTACAGACGAAAAAGTAATGCAAGCTGTTTTATTGAAGAATAAAAAGTAA
- a CDS encoding transposase: MYVNLSKKTITENILPYLTQFKKGRKPKVALWRIVKAIIYRLKTGTQWRELPIKQFFGRTSINWNTVYYHYNKWSKLEEFMDTLFI; the protein is encoded by the coding sequence ATGTACGTAAATTTATCAAAAAAAACTATCACAGAAAATATTTTACCCTATTTAACTCAATTTAAAAAAGGTCGTAAACCTAAAGTAGCTCTTTGGCGCATTGTTAAAGCTATTATTTATCGTCTTAAAACAGGTACTCAATGGAGAGAATTACCTATCAAACAATTTTTTGGCAGAACTTCAATTAACTGGAATACAGTATATTATCACTATAATAAATGGTCAAAATTGGAAGAATTTATGGACACATTATTTATCTAA
- a CDS encoding transposase family protein produces the protein MAELQLTGIQYIITIINGQNWKNLWTHYLSKNRSDIDLSICHLDGSHSPAKQGGEGVAYSSRKRCKTTNSLFLTDKNGIPVAMSVPQGGNHHDAFELEKNMQTMLVDLNKANIRHEGIFLNADAAFDTNSFRSFCSHMDIVDNIDFNKRNRKDIDNQPFKDEKMYDLRFAIERTNAWLDAFKAILTRYETKIHTWQSLHYLAFTLIFIRDRQKIKLNS, from the coding sequence TTGGCAGAACTTCAATTAACTGGAATACAGTATATTATCACTATAATAAATGGTCAAAATTGGAAGAATTTATGGACACATTATTTATCTAAGAATCGTTCTGATATAGACCTTTCTATTTGTCATTTGGATGGTAGTCATTCACCAGCAAAACAAGGAGGAGAAGGAGTAGCTTATTCAAGCAGAAAAAGATGTAAAACAACAAATTCACTATTTCTGACTGATAAAAATGGAATTCCAGTAGCGATGTCTGTGCCTCAAGGTGGAAATCATCACGATGCTTTTGAACTTGAAAAAAATATGCAAACTATGTTAGTAGATTTGAACAAGGCAAATATTAGACATGAAGGAATTTTTCTTAATGCAGATGCTGCTTTTGATACAAATTCATTTCGTTCTTTTTGCTCGCATATGGATATTGTGGATAACATAGATTTTAATAAAAGAAATCGAAAAGATATTGATAATCAACCATTTAAAGATGAAAAAATGTATGATTTACGTTTTGCAATAGAAAGAACTAATGCTTGGTTAGATGCTTTTAAGGCAATATTGACACGATATGAAACTAAAATCCATACTTGGCAAAGCCTACATTATTTAGCTTTTACTTTGATATTTATCAGAGATAGACAGAAAATAAAACTCAATTCTTAA
- a CDS encoding vWA domain-containing protein gives MLNKSSFEWLDFKWFTLETLQSFDWLSPFWLYALIGVPFLFLLKWLIFVRFRQKLEVAFPDKSLKSDFWTLLRHVPKVFFSLFLIFILLALARPQKTSEQPPERYTEGIEIMIVMDISESMQIEDLKPNRLEAAKTVANNFIKGRLQDRIGIVVFAGDAFSLAPLTTDYELLYGYLDEIDFRMIQKGGTAIGSAIGVGTNRMRESKTKSKVMILLTDGESNAGSLDPITATKLAYSYGVKIYTIGVGKEGKVPYRNRFGQVQYIDNALDETVMKQIAQFSLGKYFRATDNKSLEDIFSTIDKLERSEIKENKFTLTRDYYEIYLTWAFVFLMIWLALKNTFLISALED, from the coding sequence ATGCTTAATAAATCAAGTTTTGAATGGTTAGATTTTAAATGGTTTACACTTGAAACGCTTCAAAGTTTTGACTGGCTGAGTCCATTTTGGTTGTATGCACTGATTGGAGTTCCATTTTTATTTTTATTGAAATGGCTTATTTTTGTGCGCTTTCGTCAAAAATTAGAAGTTGCTTTCCCTGATAAAAGTTTAAAATCAGATTTTTGGACACTTTTAAGACACGTTCCAAAAGTATTTTTTAGTTTATTTCTAATTTTTATTTTACTTGCCCTTGCTCGTCCTCAAAAAACCTCTGAACAACCTCCAGAGCGTTATACAGAAGGTATTGAGATTATGATTGTAATGGATATTTCAGAATCTATGCAAATTGAAGACCTCAAACCCAACCGATTAGAAGCTGCCAAAACAGTAGCGAATAATTTTATAAAAGGACGTTTGCAAGACAGAATCGGAATTGTTGTTTTTGCTGGAGATGCTTTTAGCCTTGCCCCACTTACCACAGATTACGAACTTCTGTATGGTTATTTGGATGAAATAGATTTCAGAATGATACAAAAAGGAGGAACAGCCATCGGAAGTGCCATCGGAGTAGGAACAAACCGAATGCGAGAAAGTAAAACAAAATCAAAGGTAATGATACTTTTGACAGACGGAGAAAGCAACGCAGGAAGTCTTGACCCAATCACAGCGACCAAATTAGCCTATAGTTATGGTGTCAAAATTTATACGATTGGTGTAGGAAAAGAAGGAAAAGTACCTTATAGAAATCGTTTTGGGCAAGTTCAGTATATCGATAATGCGCTTGATGAAACGGTCATGAAACAGATTGCACAGTTTAGTTTGGGGAAATACTTTAGAGCAACTGATAATAAATCTTTAGAAGACATTTTTTCTACCATTGATAAATTAGAACGTTCTGAAATCAAAGAAAATAAATTTACATTGACTAGAGATTATTATGAAATTTATCTCACTTGGGCATTTGTATTTTTGATGATTTGGCTTGCCTTGAAAAATACATTTTTAATTAGTGCTTTGGAGGATTAG
- a CDS encoding UDP-N-acetylmuramoyl-L-alanyl-D-glutamate--2,6-diaminopimelate ligase, producing MEIIELLKNLKTQSIHGDLEIEINQIQFDSRKIAKNDAYVALKGTVADGHQFIKQAIQDGAKLIVCEKLPVFLESHITYIQVEDTAQALGKLAGNFYGNPSKKLKLIGVTGTNGKTTVVTILYKLFKKLGYNVGLISTIHNKIKSRIYPSTHTTPNPVELNRLLAEMVKKRCTHVFMEVSSHAIVQKRIEGLHFKGGVFTNISHDHLDYHGTFSDYIRAKKGFFDILPHTSFALVNQDDKRGLVMLQNCKAKHVTFSMKSMSDYKVRIMDSSFEGMQLQIEEKHNEKINGKETWTKLIGNFNAYNLLTVYAVAMLLEEDEDEILTELSNIKGVNGRFQRYTSSLGVHTIVDYAHTPDALENVLKTISEIKKPHQNLITVVGCGGNRDKTKRPEMAKIAANYSDWSIFTSDNPRTEKPKAIIKDMLEGVKDVDCSKYQTIILRKEAIERACSMAQKDDIILVAGKGHETYQEINGERFDFDDRVILKESLE from the coding sequence ATGGAAATAATTGAATTACTCAAAAATCTAAAAACACAATCTATACATGGAGATTTAGAAATAGAAATAAATCAAATACAGTTTGATTCTCGCAAAATAGCAAAAAATGATGCGTATGTAGCCTTAAAAGGAACAGTAGCAGACGGACATCAATTTATCAAACAAGCCATTCAAGATGGAGCAAAATTGATTGTTTGTGAAAAATTACCTGTTTTTTTAGAATCTCATATTACCTATATTCAAGTAGAAGATACTGCGCAGGCATTGGGAAAGCTGGCAGGAAATTTTTATGGAAATCCTTCCAAAAAACTGAAGTTAATAGGAGTAACAGGTACGAATGGAAAAACAACAGTCGTAACAATTCTGTATAAATTATTTAAAAAATTAGGGTATAATGTTGGACTTATTTCAACGATTCATAATAAAATAAAAAGCCGAATTTATCCTTCCACACACACAACTCCAAATCCAGTAGAGCTTAATCGTTTGCTTGCCGAAATGGTCAAAAAACGTTGTACGCATGTTTTTATGGAGGTGAGTTCACATGCGATTGTTCAAAAGCGTATTGAAGGACTTCATTTTAAAGGTGGTGTTTTTACTAACATTTCACACGACCATTTGGATTATCATGGTACTTTTTCGGATTATATTAGAGCCAAAAAAGGCTTTTTTGATATTTTACCTCATACTTCTTTTGCCTTGGTCAATCAAGATGACAAGCGAGGTTTGGTGATGCTTCAAAACTGTAAAGCCAAACATGTTACTTTTTCAATGAAATCTATGTCTGATTATAAAGTCAGAATTATGGATAGTTCTTTTGAAGGAATGCAGTTGCAGATAGAAGAAAAACATAATGAAAAAATAAACGGAAAAGAAACTTGGACAAAATTAATTGGTAATTTTAATGCCTATAATTTATTAACTGTTTATGCTGTAGCGATGCTTTTGGAAGAAGATGAAGACGAAATTTTGACAGAACTATCAAATATAAAAGGTGTAAATGGTCGTTTTCAGCGTTACACTTCTTCGTTGGGAGTTCATACGATTGTGGATTATGCTCATACGCCCGATGCGCTTGAAAATGTTTTGAAGACAATAAGCGAAATCAAAAAACCACACCAAAACCTTATTACTGTTGTAGGCTGTGGTGGAAATAGAGATAAAACAAAACGTCCAGAAATGGCAAAAATAGCTGCTAATTATAGTGATTGGAGTATTTTTACATCTGATAATCCAAGAACAGAAAAACCTAAAGCAATCATAAAGGATATGTTAGAAGGAGTAAAAGATGTAGATTGTTCAAAATATCAAACCATTATTTTGAGAAAAGAAGCCATTGAAAGAGCATGTAGTATGGCGCAAAAAGATGATATTATTTTGGTAGCAGGAAAAGGACATGAAACTTACCAAGAAATAAATGGAGAACGTTTTGATTTTGATGATAGAGTAATTTTGAAGGAATCTTTGGAGTAA